A genomic stretch from Vibrio coralliilyticus includes:
- a CDS encoding PAS domain S-box protein: protein MKFSTKLPLLFFVFGVLMLGAVTLTSWKGKDILQETTFTNIEREAALLIRLIERNLFERYHDAQAFPMSLGVVDKEQLDYVATSSLMAENLNNFVQNYKVYRRILIFDYEGNILASNTENEFGKTLPNLTRTAREVRETQWFSEAISGITLAPDSPRSSYVFGPERYLIDDNPNSYDMVFATLILDRAGEPAGLWVNVVDFKAVEAIVSDTYDLLSKRGFLSSELTILDNKGRIIVDYDPVGQSEAVYERDFDVLSQLNLATNGVEGARLAVSGLSGSNVSTHFRKQVDQVTGYAYTNGAYDYPGLGWSALIRVEVSEAFADSESLYKSSFALAGLLLTLIILVAFYLGKRIARPLNELSKAINSLAHGEKDVTLPEISGKDEIAKMVSELKNLKEIVVERAKLTKETDEQRFQLEIQSRAIDSTATGITVADVRLPDSPIIFTNKAFEDLTGYTRDEVIGRNCRFLQGNDTEQPDIEKLRYAIANKVSCSVVLKNYKKDGTLFYNNLRIDPVFNDDGELTHYIGVQTDITEIKRIEDQAKIKLEDEVARRTQQARDSESRLRTVFDTALDGTVVIDNKGIIVDVNRSLEMIFGRIREELVGENVSILMPPHYADVHDGFISKYLLTGNKKLIGTPRQVEGLHKSGRVFPIEVSVGETWLGDAQVFVGVVKDITSQEETKQREKRLQSELRERELVYRAAFNQAAVGICRVDLDGNFIEVNDKMCEIFGYSEPELLELSYLDVTHPEYREKSQRLVGQLTESDKRSFTIDKLYLSKSGSEFWATISVSIVCEDDTVPKYFVAVVEDISNRKRIEKELRSAKAVRDELLRGMRLASDAGGICNWSLDIQSQALRWDEGMYRLYGIEPNKPVSYPDWEQSIHPDDRESAVTSFNRAVEDGDVYNAEFRIINQATGTMHWVKAAGDVVVDKDSNLRHVFGINLDITEERDIQAALEKESIAAKQANEAKSRFLATMSHEIRTPMNGVIGMVDLLKETALDYDQGRMVSTIRDSSFSLLEIINDILDFSKIESGQMELDPTETNPLYLIEKTLEALWLSANQKGVDVFMTYESQIPEFILIDPVRTRQIILNLLGNAVKFSQCKDKSGLVKVATSYDNTQQLLSISVEDNGVGMTEEQQLKLFKPFTQADSSTTRKFGGTGLGLSITKSFIDLMGGNIDVESRIGEGSKFSFTIPAAPCRTHSVFGRFDFSTITLVLDIENANLKHICAEILSSFETRDIIVDVQSSFTWEEHKAVYLTDDDIANVAQGRSLILSDNPAAKGGYIAPDKYGVGTHPLKPSELVIGLAILTGQESPDFDWSEAITAESTDNSEIDWVNNQDITILCAEDQPTNQMVLAQQLTKLGYRFDMVDNGREALEKWQSNDYALVLTDCHMPEMDGFELTSEIRRIESEMVSERTLIIAITANALVGEAEHCLEAGMDDYIPKPVELSTLRKVLALRLRGKSLRKPKGDSENQLAEPVKTLDLPENDSKPLIDLNHLSEVIGSRDEEMTRAVLSMFWESVSQDIEKMQVACQENDLSQVKSLSHGAKGAAASSGALLLSEIFRSIEKNSHDIEHVEQAIKEVVNMMKKIQQQLERDKII from the coding sequence ATGAAGTTTTCTACCAAACTACCGTTACTGTTTTTTGTTTTTGGAGTGTTGATGTTGGGAGCGGTGACTCTGACATCTTGGAAAGGTAAAGACATTCTACAAGAGACGACGTTCACGAATATTGAAAGGGAAGCGGCGCTGCTTATCCGCCTTATTGAGCGTAACTTATTTGAGCGCTACCACGATGCTCAAGCGTTTCCTATGTCGTTAGGTGTGGTAGATAAAGAGCAGTTAGACTACGTGGCAACCAGTTCTTTGATGGCTGAAAACCTTAATAATTTTGTACAAAATTATAAAGTTTATAGGCGGATACTTATTTTCGATTACGAAGGTAATATTCTTGCTAGTAATACAGAGAATGAATTTGGAAAAACGTTACCTAATCTCACACGTACCGCACGAGAGGTAAGAGAGACCCAGTGGTTTTCGGAAGCCATTTCTGGAATCACATTAGCCCCAGACAGCCCAAGAAGTAGTTATGTTTTTGGGCCTGAACGATATTTGATCGATGACAACCCTAATTCTTACGATATGGTTTTTGCCACGCTAATTTTAGACCGAGCTGGAGAGCCGGCGGGCCTTTGGGTAAATGTGGTTGATTTTAAAGCTGTAGAGGCCATTGTCTCTGATACATACGACCTGTTATCGAAACGTGGTTTCTTAAGTTCTGAGTTAACGATACTTGATAACAAGGGCCGGATAATTGTTGACTACGATCCGGTAGGACAAAGTGAAGCTGTCTATGAAAGGGATTTCGACGTTCTGAGCCAGTTAAACTTAGCAACCAATGGTGTTGAGGGGGCAAGACTGGCGGTGTCAGGGCTGAGTGGCTCAAATGTGTCTACCCATTTTCGGAAACAAGTCGATCAGGTGACAGGATACGCCTACACCAATGGCGCTTATGACTACCCAGGTTTAGGTTGGTCCGCGTTAATACGTGTTGAAGTCAGCGAGGCATTCGCGGATTCGGAAAGTCTATACAAAAGCTCTTTTGCGCTGGCGGGCTTATTATTGACGCTCATCATCTTAGTGGCGTTTTATCTTGGGAAAAGAATCGCCAGACCGCTGAATGAATTATCTAAAGCAATCAACAGCTTAGCACATGGAGAGAAGGATGTGACTTTACCGGAAATATCCGGAAAAGATGAAATTGCTAAAATGGTTTCTGAGTTGAAAAACCTCAAAGAAATCGTTGTGGAGCGAGCTAAGCTAACCAAAGAAACGGATGAGCAGCGTTTTCAATTAGAAATCCAAAGCCGCGCAATCGATTCGACAGCAACGGGTATTACGGTTGCAGATGTACGGTTGCCTGACTCACCAATCATATTTACTAATAAAGCGTTTGAAGATCTTACTGGGTATACACGAGATGAAGTCATCGGTCGCAATTGCCGATTCCTGCAAGGTAATGATACCGAGCAACCTGATATTGAGAAACTCAGGTATGCAATAGCCAATAAAGTATCTTGTTCGGTAGTGCTAAAGAACTACAAAAAAGACGGTACCTTGTTCTATAACAATTTACGTATCGACCCTGTATTTAATGATGATGGCGAACTCACTCATTACATTGGTGTTCAGACGGATATTACTGAAATTAAGAGGATTGAGGATCAAGCGAAAATTAAGCTTGAGGATGAAGTTGCCCGAAGAACCCAGCAAGCTCGTGATTCTGAAAGTCGCCTACGTACGGTTTTTGATACTGCGCTCGATGGTACGGTGGTGATTGATAATAAAGGCATTATCGTTGATGTTAACCGCTCGCTTGAAATGATTTTTGGTCGAATAAGAGAGGAGCTGGTTGGGGAAAATGTCAGCATTCTTATGCCTCCACACTATGCTGATGTTCATGACGGTTTCATTTCTAAGTACTTGTTAACTGGAAATAAAAAACTCATCGGGACACCACGCCAAGTAGAAGGGTTACATAAATCTGGTCGTGTATTTCCTATCGAGGTTTCTGTTGGGGAAACTTGGTTGGGAGATGCTCAGGTTTTTGTTGGCGTAGTCAAAGACATTACATCACAAGAAGAAACCAAACAGCGAGAGAAGAGACTACAGTCGGAATTACGCGAGCGGGAACTGGTCTACCGCGCCGCATTCAATCAGGCGGCAGTAGGTATTTGCCGAGTGGATCTTGATGGCAACTTTATCGAAGTAAACGACAAAATGTGTGAGATCTTCGGTTACAGTGAACCTGAGCTATTAGAGCTGAGCTATCTCGATGTGACTCATCCTGAATACCGCGAAAAGAGCCAACGTTTGGTAGGGCAACTGACCGAAAGCGATAAGCGATCGTTCACTATCGATAAGCTCTACTTAAGTAAATCGGGGTCAGAGTTCTGGGCGACTATTTCAGTGTCCATCGTTTGCGAGGACGACACAGTACCCAAATATTTTGTGGCTGTTGTTGAAGATATCTCTAATCGAAAACGGATTGAAAAAGAGCTTCGCTCTGCAAAAGCTGTTCGAGACGAGTTATTACGAGGAATGCGTTTAGCCTCTGACGCTGGTGGTATCTGTAACTGGTCGCTAGACATTCAGTCACAGGCACTACGCTGGGATGAAGGCATGTATCGCCTATATGGTATTGAACCCAATAAGCCAGTGTCCTATCCCGATTGGGAACAAAGCATACACCCTGATGACCGTGAAAGTGCAGTAACAAGCTTTAATCGCGCGGTTGAAGACGGTGATGTATACAACGCAGAGTTTCGAATCATTAACCAGGCTACAGGCACAATGCATTGGGTGAAGGCCGCTGGGGATGTAGTTGTTGATAAAGACTCTAATTTACGTCATGTCTTTGGTATTAACCTCGATATCACAGAAGAAAGAGATATTCAGGCCGCTCTCGAGAAAGAGAGTATTGCCGCAAAACAAGCGAATGAAGCCAAATCTCGCTTCCTCGCCACGATGAGCCATGAAATACGTACACCGATGAATGGTGTTATAGGCATGGTAGACCTTCTGAAAGAAACTGCTCTCGACTACGATCAAGGGAGAATGGTGAGCACCATTCGTGATTCGTCCTTCTCCTTACTGGAAATCATTAACGACATTCTCGATTTCTCGAAAATCGAATCGGGGCAGATGGAGTTAGATCCGACGGAAACTAACCCTCTTTATCTGATAGAAAAAACACTGGAGGCGCTGTGGTTAAGCGCTAATCAGAAAGGCGTTGATGTGTTTATGACATACGAGAGCCAAATTCCAGAATTTATACTTATAGATCCAGTTAGAACTCGCCAAATTATCCTTAATCTGCTTGGCAATGCCGTCAAGTTTAGTCAGTGCAAAGATAAATCGGGCTTAGTCAAAGTGGCGACGAGCTATGATAATACACAGCAGCTTCTCTCGATCTCGGTAGAAGATAATGGCGTGGGTATGACAGAAGAGCAGCAATTGAAGCTGTTTAAGCCATTTACACAAGCTGACAGCTCAACCACAAGAAAGTTTGGTGGTACAGGGCTTGGTCTTAGCATTACTAAATCCTTCATTGATCTAATGGGGGGGAATATTGATGTCGAAAGCCGTATTGGTGAAGGAAGCAAATTTTCGTTTACGATTCCTGCCGCGCCATGCCGTACCCACTCAGTATTTGGTCGTTTTGATTTCTCTACGATAACGTTGGTTTTAGACATTGAAAATGCCAACCTCAAGCATATATGTGCTGAAATTCTAAGTAGCTTCGAGACACGAGATATTATTGTTGATGTTCAGTCATCGTTTACTTGGGAAGAGCATAAAGCGGTCTATTTGACCGACGATGATATCGCCAATGTGGCTCAAGGGCGTTCGCTGATACTCAGTGATAATCCGGCAGCAAAAGGGGGGTACATAGCGCCGGATAAGTATGGTGTTGGTACACACCCACTCAAGCCCAGTGAGCTAGTGATCGGTCTAGCTATCTTGACCGGTCAAGAAAGCCCAGATTTTGATTGGAGCGAAGCGATTACAGCTGAGAGCACCGATAACAGCGAAATTGATTGGGTGAATAATCAAGATATCACAATCCTATGCGCAGAGGATCAACCAACCAATCAGATGGTATTGGCTCAGCAGCTTACTAAGTTAGGTTATCGCTTTGATATGGTGGACAACGGGCGTGAGGCGCTTGAAAAATGGCAATCAAATGACTATGCGCTAGTGTTAACAGATTGCCATATGCCGGAAATGGATGGCTTTGAACTGACTTCAGAAATTCGCCGTATTGAGTCGGAAATGGTCAGTGAAAGGACTCTGATCATTGCCATTACTGCCAATGCGTTGGTCGGTGAAGCGGAACATTGTTTAGAAGCGGGAATGGATGACTATATTCCCAAGCCTGTTGAGCTTTCTACCCTAAGGAAAGTATTAGCACTTCGTTTACGTGGCAAATCACTACGCAAGCCGAAAGGTGACAGTGAGAACCAACTTGCTGAACCAGTCAAAACTCTTGATTTACCTGAAAATGACTCGAAGCCATTGATCGACTTAAATCACCTTAGTGAAGTGATCGGTAGCCGAGATGAAGAAATGACTCGAGCTGTTTTATCGATGTTTTGGGAAAGTGTGTCGCAGGATATCGAGAAAATGCAAGTAGCCTGCCAAGAGAACGACTTATCACAAGTTAAAAGTTTGTCTCATGGTGCGAAGGGGGCAGCAGCTTCCAGTGGGGCTTTATTACTGAGTGAGATCTTTCGTTCGATAGAAAAAAACAGCCATGATATTGAACACGTCGAGCAAGCGATAAAAGAAGTGGTCAATATGATGAAGAAAATACAGCAGCAGTTAGAGCGAGATAAAATCATCTAG
- a CDS encoding EAL domain-containing response regulator, with translation MAHGKKITLIADDQKVVRHTLKLCLQNLDYQDVLEACDGKEAKQLAVEHDIDIIFCDLNMPVEDGFEVLRYLGEIHFSGSVILISGEEEEVLSSSSNLARLYKLDILGSLKKPISFTTVKDLMSQVEKSTISRINNRPPPVLSAASVQHFIDTGCVRAFFQPQIELETGRVCGLEVLARVVDEDDNIIPPDSFIPVAEKNLDLILSLTKTIIRAAFSDIAKHFQSLQDITFSLNISAKVLEDQGFTSWLDQVANEYQIPQESILCELTETALTHDQAAINTQLLRLRLLKFNLSIDDFGTGYSSIAQLHSIPFNELKVDKRFVLDCLTNTKSQAILEQSVRMGKAMGMSVVAEGVENREVEEFLVSIGCNIAQGYLYSKPDELSYILAYMKRSNSIYEDRS, from the coding sequence GTGGCTCACGGCAAAAAAATAACGCTTATTGCAGATGATCAAAAAGTAGTGAGGCACACCCTGAAGCTCTGCTTACAAAATCTCGATTATCAGGATGTGCTAGAAGCATGTGATGGAAAAGAAGCCAAGCAACTCGCAGTCGAGCACGATATTGATATCATCTTTTGTGACTTAAATATGCCAGTTGAAGATGGCTTTGAGGTGTTGCGATACTTAGGCGAAATCCATTTCAGTGGCAGTGTGATTTTAATCAGTGGCGAGGAAGAAGAAGTGTTATCTTCATCTTCGAACCTAGCCCGTCTTTACAAGCTCGACATTTTAGGTAGTTTGAAGAAACCCATCTCTTTTACTACGGTGAAAGATTTGATGTCACAGGTCGAAAAGTCAACAATATCAAGAATCAACAATCGTCCTCCCCCGGTTTTGAGTGCGGCATCGGTTCAACACTTTATTGATACGGGTTGCGTGAGGGCATTCTTTCAACCCCAGATAGAGTTGGAAACGGGTCGGGTCTGTGGCTTAGAAGTTTTGGCTCGTGTTGTGGATGAAGATGATAATATTATCCCTCCTGACAGTTTTATTCCCGTAGCAGAAAAGAATTTAGACCTCATTTTATCACTCACCAAAACCATTATTCGAGCAGCCTTTTCTGATATAGCCAAACATTTCCAATCTCTTCAAGACATTACATTTTCCCTCAATATATCGGCAAAAGTTTTGGAAGACCAAGGTTTTACTAGCTGGCTGGACCAGGTTGCAAATGAATATCAAATTCCGCAAGAAAGCATTTTATGTGAGTTAACCGAAACAGCGCTGACTCATGATCAGGCGGCTATTAACACGCAATTGCTTCGGCTAAGGCTACTTAAGTTTAATCTTTCAATCGATGACTTTGGTACAGGCTATTCTTCTATTGCTCAGCTTCACTCTATACCTTTCAATGAACTTAAAGTAGACAAGCGCTTTGTGCTCGACTGCTTAACAAACACCAAGTCTCAAGCAATCTTGGAGCAAAGTGTTCGGATGGGTAAAGCAATGGGTATGAGTGTTGTAGCCGAAGGGGTCGAAAATCGTGAAGTTGAAGAATTTTTAGTGTCTATCGGTTGCAATATTGCCCAAGGCTACTTGTATTCTAAGCCGGACGAACTGAGCTACATCCTTGCTTATATGAAGCGCTCAAATAGCATTTATGAGGATCGCTCATGA
- a CDS encoding diguanylate cyclase domain-containing protein has product MLNLHVMDQTPFATFSEASRSTLKYLRNKYGYGAWMMTRKNEDEWVILQVEGDGYQIDELTVINWNDSMCSRMVKGEGPRWAPDVDDIPSYVEAPIYRAEKIKSYVGIPVCFANGDLFGTLCAIDTVPSGRIPADGKETVELVSKLLSSLLQLELQNIALSRKQISFLPEPLKDNQTGFLNRLGWSIYLEKEESNVRAVGTPLYIVALDVTLPGKEKGDEYQQLLTIVVSIINSSVTDEGVIARLSDNIFTILLANSSNKQFKLCLDTLERELTEASVVAQIGSEKHNYTDKLDATVMSAIKSARSS; this is encoded by the coding sequence TTGTTAAACCTACATGTGATGGATCAAACGCCTTTTGCGACATTTTCTGAGGCGAGTCGTAGTACGCTGAAATACCTTAGAAATAAGTATGGGTATGGGGCTTGGATGATGACGCGTAAAAATGAGGATGAGTGGGTTATATTACAGGTTGAAGGAGATGGGTATCAAATCGACGAGTTAACGGTCATTAATTGGAATGACTCTATGTGCAGTCGCATGGTCAAAGGTGAAGGGCCTAGGTGGGCTCCTGATGTCGATGACATTCCATCTTATGTTGAAGCGCCAATTTATAGAGCGGAAAAAATTAAGTCATATGTTGGGATCCCAGTTTGTTTTGCCAATGGCGATCTGTTTGGCACCTTATGTGCGATTGATACAGTACCATCTGGTAGAATCCCTGCGGATGGTAAAGAAACCGTTGAATTAGTCTCTAAACTACTCTCAAGCCTATTGCAGTTAGAACTGCAAAATATAGCTTTATCTCGTAAGCAAATTAGTTTTTTACCTGAACCATTAAAAGATAACCAAACGGGTTTTTTAAACCGATTAGGGTGGTCAATATACTTGGAGAAGGAGGAGAGTAATGTTCGTGCAGTGGGGACTCCTCTGTATATTGTGGCTCTGGATGTGACCTTGCCTGGCAAAGAAAAGGGAGATGAGTATCAACAGTTGCTGACTATTGTTGTATCTATCATTAATTCATCAGTCACTGATGAGGGGGTTATCGCCCGGCTTAGTGATAACATATTTACCATTTTGTTAGCGAATAGCTCAAATAAGCAGTTTAAACTTTGTCTGGATACACTAGAAAGGGAATTAACCGAGGCGAGTGTTGTCGCTCAAATTGGCTCTGAGAAACACAACTATACAGATAAGCTAGATGCGACGGTAATGAGTGCAATAAAAAGTGCACGATCGAGTTAA